Proteins encoded together in one Thermodesulfobacteriota bacterium window:
- the hisIE gene encoding bifunctional phosphoribosyl-AMP cyclohydrolase/phosphoribosyl-ATP diphosphatase HisIE translates to MDLNEIKFDENGLIPVIVQDESSGQVLMLAYANKEAIQKTIDTGNSHFWSRSREKQWMKGEESGNVQEIVEIFYDCDVDTFIYLVKQNGVACHTGQRSCFYRSADGDKEAPAFGPSEDAKTLDDVYEVIQDRKQNPKEGSYVSGLFEKGPNKFLKKIGEEAGEVIIAAKDEDIKELIYETADLWFHSMVALAYYGITPSDIYKELGKRFGKPKEEYREES, encoded by the coding sequence ATGGACTTAAATGAGATAAAATTTGACGAGAATGGCCTTATACCTGTAATAGTGCAGGATGAATCCAGCGGACAGGTGCTAATGCTGGCATATGCCAACAAAGAGGCTATTCAAAAAACCATTGATACCGGTAACTCTCACTTTTGGAGCAGGTCTCGTGAGAAACAGTGGATGAAGGGAGAAGAATCGGGGAATGTGCAGGAAATTGTGGAGATATTCTATGACTGTGATGTAGATACTTTTATATACCTAGTTAAACAAAATGGGGTTGCATGTCACACAGGTCAGAGAAGTTGTTTTTACAGATCAGCTGACGGCGATAAAGAAGCACCTGCATTTGGGCCGTCCGAAGATGCTAAAACATTAGATGATGTCTATGAAGTTATACAGGATAGAAAACAAAACCCAAAAGAAGGCTCATATGTAAGCGGGCTATTTGAAAAGGGTCCTAACAAATTTCTCAAAAAAATAGGAGAGGAAGCTGGAGAAGTAATTATTGCGGCAAAAGACGAAGACATTAAAGAGCTAATATACGAAACTGCTGACCTCTGGTTTCACTCAATGGTAGCACTTGCCTACTACGGAATCACCCCAAGTGATATTTATAAAGAATTGGGTAA
- the rpoZ gene encoding DNA-directed RNA polymerase subunit omega, whose translation MARVTIEDCLDKVVNRFALSVAAMKRARLLVKGAPMLADETDNKDVVSALREIAEEKVKVVYPVGQDEY comes from the coding sequence ATGGCAAGAGTAACTATAGAAGATTGTTTAGATAAAGTTGTTAACAGATTTGCTCTTTCAGTTGCAGCAATGAAAAGGGCGAGACTTCTTGTCAAAGGCGCTCCTATGCTAGCTGACGAAACTGACAACAAAGACGTAGTTTCTGCTCTAAGAGAAATTGCAGAAGAAAAAGTCAAAGTTGTATACCCGGTAGGTCAGGACGAGTATTAG